A window of Longimicrobiaceae bacterium contains these coding sequences:
- a CDS encoding SPW repeat protein produces the protein MWARLGSTALGIWLMAAPAVLGYSGAAETSDRIAGPVIATFAIVAISEVTRPLRRVNTVAGVWLLLAPWLLGFPAAAAWNSVAVGVLVIGLSLVRGTVESRFGGGWRVLWTGYGERVGAGSPPPE, from the coding sequence ATGTGGGCGCGCCTGGGGAGCACCGCGCTGGGGATCTGGCTGATGGCGGCCCCCGCCGTGCTCGGCTACTCGGGCGCGGCGGAGACCAGCGACCGCATCGCCGGGCCGGTGATCGCCACCTTCGCCATCGTCGCCATCAGCGAGGTCACCCGCCCCCTCCGGCGGGTGAACACCGTGGCCGGCGTCTGGCTGCTCCTGGCGCCCTGGCTGCTCGGCTTCCCCGCCGCCGCGGCGTGGAACAGCGTGGCCGTGGGGGTGCTGGTGATCGGCCTCTCGCTGGTGCGCGGTACGGTGGAGTCGCGCTTCGGCGGCGGGTGGCGGGTGCTCTGGACCGGGTACGGCGAGCGGGTGGGCGCCG